In the Takifugu flavidus isolate HTHZ2018 chromosome 11, ASM371156v2, whole genome shotgun sequence genome, one interval contains:
- the nfkb2 gene encoding nuclear factor NF-kappa-B p100 subunit isoform X2 translates to MTEAQYINVYENDLQMNLMQYDYIPPVDIKTEPYIPETAHGPYIQIIEEPKQRGFRFRYECEGPSHGGLPGASSEKNRRTYPTVKISNYVGHARVEVQLVTHTDPPRVHAHSLVGRHCTENGTCMVDVGPNDLTASFSNLGILHVTKKSVVEVLNKRLREERRRQKAAHCLLTDLEESSILKEAKELGKVMDLNIVRLKFTAYLQDSNGGFTRALKPVVSNAIYDSKSPNASNLKISRMDKTCGTVLGGDEIFLLCDKVQKDDIEIRFYEEDEGGWEAFGDFSPTDVHKQYAIVFKTPPYHSAEIERPVTVFLQLKRKKAGDSSDPKQFTYIPHVQDKEEVLRKKQKPLPHYESWRGGAGGGAGFGGGGGGGGGGGGGYQFNQQMNGGGGVFFPGFTGFNGGGGAQMSCSAPPSQRVGQPRGQSAAAPLQHQLFQIATALHNRVSQSARQTAAALLQYCSTGDARVLLAVQRHLCGVQDTNGDTPLHLAIIHQQTGVIQQLIQTLLSSQQQNILNTANHLLQTPLHLAVITRQVKVVEMLLRAGVDPSLLDKDGRSPVHLASLAGDSAVLRLLLAHLGESHAHVVNSSDYHGLHPLHLAVRRDGERCLRLLVEGGAKINAPEQKSGNTALHLAVRENLFKVACTLITELKAEVNACSFGGNTPLHLAASLGSPTLCSMLVAAGADKNVENDEPLVCSSSSDEDEPDGETRQAVTRKRGHTPLDLANCQKVRNLLNSRNSPKSNCSSSKKMKPTSEGAESTSLDEDTVTQLMDVLSDTDVPWMRLAEKLGMKTLSQLYVDSKAPCLHLLQHYKLAGGPVQVLIEALQDLGLSEGVRLLRNTERQHEKHNTEATVDSGFSSQPMEEEPEPVANQ, encoded by the exons ATGACTGAGGCTCAGTATATCAACGTCTACGAAAACGAT CTGCAGATGAATTTGATGCAGTACGACTACATTCCTCCAGTGGACATAAAGACGGAACCTTACATACCCGAGACAG CTCACGGTCCGTACATCCAGATCATCGAGGAGCCCAAACAG AGAGGATTTCGCTTCCGTTACGAGTGTGAGGGTCCGTCCCACGGTGGACTTCCAGGAGCCTCCAGTGAGAAGAACCGGAGAACCTACCCCACCGTGAAG ATCAGTAATTACGTGGGTCACGCCCGCGTAGAGGTGCAGCTGGTGACGCACACCGACCCCCCTCGCGTCCACGCGCACAGCCTGGTGGGCCGTCACTGCACCGAGAACGGCACCTGCATGGTGGACGTGGGCCCCAATGACCTCACAGCCTC ATTCAGCAATCTGGGGATCCTCCATGTGACCAAGAAAAGTGTGGTGGAGGTCCTGAACAAGAGGctcagagaagagaggagacgacAGAAAGCCGCCCACTGTCTCCTGACAG ATTTGGAGGAAAGCTCCATCCTGAAGGAGGCGAAGGAGCTGGGGAAGGTGATGGACCTGAACATCGTCAGGCTGAAGTTCACCGCGTACCTGCAGGACAGCAACGGCGGGTTCACACGGGCGCTGAAACCTGTCGTCTCCAACGCCATCTATGACAGCA aatcTCCGAATGCCTCCAACCTGAAAATCTCACGCATGGATAAGACGTGCGGGACGGTTCTGGGAGGGGACGAGATCTTCCTGCTCTGCGACAAAGTCCAGAAAG ACGACATCGAGATCCGTTTctatgaggaggatgagggaggctGGGAGGCGTTTGGCGACTTCTCACCTACAGATGTTCACAAACAG TACGCCATCGTGTTCAAGACGCCGCCCTATCACAGCGCAGAGATCGAGCGTCCCGTCACCGTGTTCCTGCAGCTGAAAAGGAAGAAGGCCGGCGACAGCAGTGACCCGAAACAGTTCACCTACATCCCTCATGTCCAag acaAAGAGGAGGTGCTGAGAAAGAAGCAGAAACCACTGCCTCACTACGAGTcctggagaggaggagctggaggaggagccgggtttggaggaggaggaggaggaggaggaggaggaggaggag GATACCAGTTTAACCAGCAGATgaacggaggaggaggggttttCTTCCCTGGCTTCACTGGTTTTaacggagggggcggggctcagATGTCATGCTCCGCCCCTCCATCACAGAGGGTCGGACAGCCGAGGGGACAGAGCGCCGCTGCGCCACTGCAGCATCAGCTGTTTCAGATCG CAACCGCCCTCCACAACAGGGTGTCTCAGAGTGCCCGGCAGACCGCCGCCGCCCTGCTGCAGTACTGCAGCACCGGAGACGCCCGGGTCCTGCTGGCTGTCCAGAGACACCTGTGTGGGGTCCAGGACACCAACGGAGACAC tccGCTGCACCTGGCCATCATTCACCAGCAGACAGGAGTGATCCAGCAGCTGATCCAGACTCTGCTGAGCAGCCAACAACAAAACATCCTCAACACGGCCAATCACCTGCTGCAG ACGCCTCTGCACCTCGCCGTGATCACCCGccaggtgaaggtggtggagaTGCTCCTGAGGGCGGGAGTCGACCCCAGTCTGCTGGACAAAGATGGCCGCAGTCCCGTCCACCTGGCATCGCTCGCTGGTGACAGCGCCGTACTCCGCCTCCTACTGGCCCACCTGGGAGAAAGCCACGCCCACGTGGTCAACAGCTCCGACTATCACG GTCTCCATCCTCTCCACCTCGCCGTGAGGAGGGACGGCGAGCGCTGCCTCCGCCTGCTGGTGGAGGGCGGAGCCAAAATCAACGCGCCCGAGCAGAAGAGCGGAAACACCGCCCTCCACCTGGCTGTGAGGGAGAACCTGTTCAAGGTGGCCTGCACGCTGATCACAGAG CTGAAGGCGGAGGTCAACGCGTGCTCGTTTGGCGGGAACACACCTCTGCACCTGGCCGCCAGCCTGGGCTCGCCGACGCTCTGCTCGATGCTCGTTGCTGCAG GCGCCGACAAAAACGTGGAGAACGACGAGCCGCtcgtctgcagctcctcctcagatgaAGACGAGCCGGATGGAGAGACCCGGCAGGCGGTCACGCGCAAGCGAGGACACACCCCCCTGGACCTCGCCAACTGTCAAAAA GTGAGGAACCTGTTGAACTCCAGAAACAGTCCAAAGTCCAACTGTTCCAGCAGTAAGAAGATGAAACCCACCTCTGAAG GGGCGGAGTCTACGAGCCTGGACGAGGACACGGTGACCCAGCTCATGGACGTGCTGAGCGACACAGATGTTCCCTGGATGAGGCTGGCAGAGAAACTGGGCATGAAAACGCTGAGTCAGCTGTACGTGGACTCAAAGGCGCCGTGTCTTCACCTGCTGCAGCACTACAAG CTGGCGGGAGGTCCGGTCCAGGTTCTGATCGAAGCTCTGCAGGATCTCGGCCTGTCCGAAGGAGTTCGACTTCTGAGAAACACGGAAAGgcaacacgagaaacacaacactg AAGCCACCGTTGACAGCGGCTTCAGCAGCCAGCCGATGGAGGAGGAGCCGGAGCCGGTGGCCAATCAGTGA
- the nfkb2 gene encoding nuclear factor NF-kappa-B p100 subunit isoform X1, whose amino-acid sequence MAGALRMTEAQYINVYENDLQMNLMQYDYIPPVDIKTEPYIPETAHGPYIQIIEEPKQRGFRFRYECEGPSHGGLPGASSEKNRRTYPTVKISNYVGHARVEVQLVTHTDPPRVHAHSLVGRHCTENGTCMVDVGPNDLTASFSNLGILHVTKKSVVEVLNKRLREERRRQKAAHCLLTDLEESSILKEAKELGKVMDLNIVRLKFTAYLQDSNGGFTRALKPVVSNAIYDSKSPNASNLKISRMDKTCGTVLGGDEIFLLCDKVQKDDIEIRFYEEDEGGWEAFGDFSPTDVHKQYAIVFKTPPYHSAEIERPVTVFLQLKRKKAGDSSDPKQFTYIPHVQDKEEVLRKKQKPLPHYESWRGGAGGGAGFGGGGGGGGGGGGGYQFNQQMNGGGGVFFPGFTGFNGGGGAQMSCSAPPSQRVGQPRGQSAAAPLQHQLFQIATALHNRVSQSARQTAAALLQYCSTGDARVLLAVQRHLCGVQDTNGDTPLHLAIIHQQTGVIQQLIQTLLSSQQQNILNTANHLLQTPLHLAVITRQVKVVEMLLRAGVDPSLLDKDGRSPVHLASLAGDSAVLRLLLAHLGESHAHVVNSSDYHGLHPLHLAVRRDGERCLRLLVEGGAKINAPEQKSGNTALHLAVRENLFKVACTLITELKAEVNACSFGGNTPLHLAASLGSPTLCSMLVAAGADKNVENDEPLVCSSSSDEDEPDGETRQAVTRKRGHTPLDLANCQKVRNLLNSRNSPKSNCSSSKKMKPTSEGAESTSLDEDTVTQLMDVLSDTDVPWMRLAEKLGMKTLSQLYVDSKAPCLHLLQHYKLAGGPVQVLIEALQDLGLSEGVRLLRNTERQHEKHNTEATVDSGFSSQPMEEEPEPVANQ is encoded by the exons ATGGCTGGAGCCCTCAG GATGACTGAGGCTCAGTATATCAACGTCTACGAAAACGAT CTGCAGATGAATTTGATGCAGTACGACTACATTCCTCCAGTGGACATAAAGACGGAACCTTACATACCCGAGACAG CTCACGGTCCGTACATCCAGATCATCGAGGAGCCCAAACAG AGAGGATTTCGCTTCCGTTACGAGTGTGAGGGTCCGTCCCACGGTGGACTTCCAGGAGCCTCCAGTGAGAAGAACCGGAGAACCTACCCCACCGTGAAG ATCAGTAATTACGTGGGTCACGCCCGCGTAGAGGTGCAGCTGGTGACGCACACCGACCCCCCTCGCGTCCACGCGCACAGCCTGGTGGGCCGTCACTGCACCGAGAACGGCACCTGCATGGTGGACGTGGGCCCCAATGACCTCACAGCCTC ATTCAGCAATCTGGGGATCCTCCATGTGACCAAGAAAAGTGTGGTGGAGGTCCTGAACAAGAGGctcagagaagagaggagacgacAGAAAGCCGCCCACTGTCTCCTGACAG ATTTGGAGGAAAGCTCCATCCTGAAGGAGGCGAAGGAGCTGGGGAAGGTGATGGACCTGAACATCGTCAGGCTGAAGTTCACCGCGTACCTGCAGGACAGCAACGGCGGGTTCACACGGGCGCTGAAACCTGTCGTCTCCAACGCCATCTATGACAGCA aatcTCCGAATGCCTCCAACCTGAAAATCTCACGCATGGATAAGACGTGCGGGACGGTTCTGGGAGGGGACGAGATCTTCCTGCTCTGCGACAAAGTCCAGAAAG ACGACATCGAGATCCGTTTctatgaggaggatgagggaggctGGGAGGCGTTTGGCGACTTCTCACCTACAGATGTTCACAAACAG TACGCCATCGTGTTCAAGACGCCGCCCTATCACAGCGCAGAGATCGAGCGTCCCGTCACCGTGTTCCTGCAGCTGAAAAGGAAGAAGGCCGGCGACAGCAGTGACCCGAAACAGTTCACCTACATCCCTCATGTCCAag acaAAGAGGAGGTGCTGAGAAAGAAGCAGAAACCACTGCCTCACTACGAGTcctggagaggaggagctggaggaggagccgggtttggaggaggaggaggaggaggaggaggaggaggaggag GATACCAGTTTAACCAGCAGATgaacggaggaggaggggttttCTTCCCTGGCTTCACTGGTTTTaacggagggggcggggctcagATGTCATGCTCCGCCCCTCCATCACAGAGGGTCGGACAGCCGAGGGGACAGAGCGCCGCTGCGCCACTGCAGCATCAGCTGTTTCAGATCG CAACCGCCCTCCACAACAGGGTGTCTCAGAGTGCCCGGCAGACCGCCGCCGCCCTGCTGCAGTACTGCAGCACCGGAGACGCCCGGGTCCTGCTGGCTGTCCAGAGACACCTGTGTGGGGTCCAGGACACCAACGGAGACAC tccGCTGCACCTGGCCATCATTCACCAGCAGACAGGAGTGATCCAGCAGCTGATCCAGACTCTGCTGAGCAGCCAACAACAAAACATCCTCAACACGGCCAATCACCTGCTGCAG ACGCCTCTGCACCTCGCCGTGATCACCCGccaggtgaaggtggtggagaTGCTCCTGAGGGCGGGAGTCGACCCCAGTCTGCTGGACAAAGATGGCCGCAGTCCCGTCCACCTGGCATCGCTCGCTGGTGACAGCGCCGTACTCCGCCTCCTACTGGCCCACCTGGGAGAAAGCCACGCCCACGTGGTCAACAGCTCCGACTATCACG GTCTCCATCCTCTCCACCTCGCCGTGAGGAGGGACGGCGAGCGCTGCCTCCGCCTGCTGGTGGAGGGCGGAGCCAAAATCAACGCGCCCGAGCAGAAGAGCGGAAACACCGCCCTCCACCTGGCTGTGAGGGAGAACCTGTTCAAGGTGGCCTGCACGCTGATCACAGAG CTGAAGGCGGAGGTCAACGCGTGCTCGTTTGGCGGGAACACACCTCTGCACCTGGCCGCCAGCCTGGGCTCGCCGACGCTCTGCTCGATGCTCGTTGCTGCAG GCGCCGACAAAAACGTGGAGAACGACGAGCCGCtcgtctgcagctcctcctcagatgaAGACGAGCCGGATGGAGAGACCCGGCAGGCGGTCACGCGCAAGCGAGGACACACCCCCCTGGACCTCGCCAACTGTCAAAAA GTGAGGAACCTGTTGAACTCCAGAAACAGTCCAAAGTCCAACTGTTCCAGCAGTAAGAAGATGAAACCCACCTCTGAAG GGGCGGAGTCTACGAGCCTGGACGAGGACACGGTGACCCAGCTCATGGACGTGCTGAGCGACACAGATGTTCCCTGGATGAGGCTGGCAGAGAAACTGGGCATGAAAACGCTGAGTCAGCTGTACGTGGACTCAAAGGCGCCGTGTCTTCACCTGCTGCAGCACTACAAG CTGGCGGGAGGTCCGGTCCAGGTTCTGATCGAAGCTCTGCAGGATCTCGGCCTGTCCGAAGGAGTTCGACTTCTGAGAAACACGGAAAGgcaacacgagaaacacaacactg AAGCCACCGTTGACAGCGGCTTCAGCAGCCAGCCGATGGAGGAGGAGCCGGAGCCGGTGGCCAATCAGTGA
- the nfkb2 gene encoding nuclear factor NF-kappa-B p100 subunit isoform X3, which produces MAGALRMTEAQYINVYENDLQMNLMQYDYIPPVDIKTEPYIPETAHGPYIQIIEEPKQRGFRFRYECEGPSHGGLPGASSEKNRRTYPTVKISNYVGHARVEVQLVTHTDPPRVHAHSLVGRHCTENGTCMVDVGPNDLTASFSNLGILHVTKKSVVEVLNKRLREERRRQKAAHCLLTDLEESSILKEAKELGKVMDLNIVRLKFTAYLQDSNGGFTRALKPVVSNAIYDSKSPNASNLKISRMDKTCGTVLGGDEIFLLCDKVQKDDIEIRFYEEDEGGWEAFGDFSPTDVHKQYAIVFKTPPYHSAEIERPVTVFLQLKRKKAGDSSDPKQFTYIPHVQGYQFNQQMNGGGGVFFPGFTGFNGGGGAQMSCSAPPSQRVGQPRGQSAAAPLQHQLFQIATALHNRVSQSARQTAAALLQYCSTGDARVLLAVQRHLCGVQDTNGDTPLHLAIIHQQTGVIQQLIQTLLSSQQQNILNTANHLLQTPLHLAVITRQVKVVEMLLRAGVDPSLLDKDGRSPVHLASLAGDSAVLRLLLAHLGESHAHVVNSSDYHGLHPLHLAVRRDGERCLRLLVEGGAKINAPEQKSGNTALHLAVRENLFKVACTLITELKAEVNACSFGGNTPLHLAASLGSPTLCSMLVAAGADKNVENDEPLVCSSSSDEDEPDGETRQAVTRKRGHTPLDLANCQKVRNLLNSRNSPKSNCSSSKKMKPTSEGAESTSLDEDTVTQLMDVLSDTDVPWMRLAEKLGMKTLSQLYVDSKAPCLHLLQHYKLAGGPVQVLIEALQDLGLSEGVRLLRNTERQHEKHNTEATVDSGFSSQPMEEEPEPVANQ; this is translated from the exons ATGGCTGGAGCCCTCAG GATGACTGAGGCTCAGTATATCAACGTCTACGAAAACGAT CTGCAGATGAATTTGATGCAGTACGACTACATTCCTCCAGTGGACATAAAGACGGAACCTTACATACCCGAGACAG CTCACGGTCCGTACATCCAGATCATCGAGGAGCCCAAACAG AGAGGATTTCGCTTCCGTTACGAGTGTGAGGGTCCGTCCCACGGTGGACTTCCAGGAGCCTCCAGTGAGAAGAACCGGAGAACCTACCCCACCGTGAAG ATCAGTAATTACGTGGGTCACGCCCGCGTAGAGGTGCAGCTGGTGACGCACACCGACCCCCCTCGCGTCCACGCGCACAGCCTGGTGGGCCGTCACTGCACCGAGAACGGCACCTGCATGGTGGACGTGGGCCCCAATGACCTCACAGCCTC ATTCAGCAATCTGGGGATCCTCCATGTGACCAAGAAAAGTGTGGTGGAGGTCCTGAACAAGAGGctcagagaagagaggagacgacAGAAAGCCGCCCACTGTCTCCTGACAG ATTTGGAGGAAAGCTCCATCCTGAAGGAGGCGAAGGAGCTGGGGAAGGTGATGGACCTGAACATCGTCAGGCTGAAGTTCACCGCGTACCTGCAGGACAGCAACGGCGGGTTCACACGGGCGCTGAAACCTGTCGTCTCCAACGCCATCTATGACAGCA aatcTCCGAATGCCTCCAACCTGAAAATCTCACGCATGGATAAGACGTGCGGGACGGTTCTGGGAGGGGACGAGATCTTCCTGCTCTGCGACAAAGTCCAGAAAG ACGACATCGAGATCCGTTTctatgaggaggatgagggaggctGGGAGGCGTTTGGCGACTTCTCACCTACAGATGTTCACAAACAG TACGCCATCGTGTTCAAGACGCCGCCCTATCACAGCGCAGAGATCGAGCGTCCCGTCACCGTGTTCCTGCAGCTGAAAAGGAAGAAGGCCGGCGACAGCAGTGACCCGAAACAGTTCACCTACATCCCTCATGTCCAag GATACCAGTTTAACCAGCAGATgaacggaggaggaggggttttCTTCCCTGGCTTCACTGGTTTTaacggagggggcggggctcagATGTCATGCTCCGCCCCTCCATCACAGAGGGTCGGACAGCCGAGGGGACAGAGCGCCGCTGCGCCACTGCAGCATCAGCTGTTTCAGATCG CAACCGCCCTCCACAACAGGGTGTCTCAGAGTGCCCGGCAGACCGCCGCCGCCCTGCTGCAGTACTGCAGCACCGGAGACGCCCGGGTCCTGCTGGCTGTCCAGAGACACCTGTGTGGGGTCCAGGACACCAACGGAGACAC tccGCTGCACCTGGCCATCATTCACCAGCAGACAGGAGTGATCCAGCAGCTGATCCAGACTCTGCTGAGCAGCCAACAACAAAACATCCTCAACACGGCCAATCACCTGCTGCAG ACGCCTCTGCACCTCGCCGTGATCACCCGccaggtgaaggtggtggagaTGCTCCTGAGGGCGGGAGTCGACCCCAGTCTGCTGGACAAAGATGGCCGCAGTCCCGTCCACCTGGCATCGCTCGCTGGTGACAGCGCCGTACTCCGCCTCCTACTGGCCCACCTGGGAGAAAGCCACGCCCACGTGGTCAACAGCTCCGACTATCACG GTCTCCATCCTCTCCACCTCGCCGTGAGGAGGGACGGCGAGCGCTGCCTCCGCCTGCTGGTGGAGGGCGGAGCCAAAATCAACGCGCCCGAGCAGAAGAGCGGAAACACCGCCCTCCACCTGGCTGTGAGGGAGAACCTGTTCAAGGTGGCCTGCACGCTGATCACAGAG CTGAAGGCGGAGGTCAACGCGTGCTCGTTTGGCGGGAACACACCTCTGCACCTGGCCGCCAGCCTGGGCTCGCCGACGCTCTGCTCGATGCTCGTTGCTGCAG GCGCCGACAAAAACGTGGAGAACGACGAGCCGCtcgtctgcagctcctcctcagatgaAGACGAGCCGGATGGAGAGACCCGGCAGGCGGTCACGCGCAAGCGAGGACACACCCCCCTGGACCTCGCCAACTGTCAAAAA GTGAGGAACCTGTTGAACTCCAGAAACAGTCCAAAGTCCAACTGTTCCAGCAGTAAGAAGATGAAACCCACCTCTGAAG GGGCGGAGTCTACGAGCCTGGACGAGGACACGGTGACCCAGCTCATGGACGTGCTGAGCGACACAGATGTTCCCTGGATGAGGCTGGCAGAGAAACTGGGCATGAAAACGCTGAGTCAGCTGTACGTGGACTCAAAGGCGCCGTGTCTTCACCTGCTGCAGCACTACAAG CTGGCGGGAGGTCCGGTCCAGGTTCTGATCGAAGCTCTGCAGGATCTCGGCCTGTCCGAAGGAGTTCGACTTCTGAGAAACACGGAAAGgcaacacgagaaacacaacactg AAGCCACCGTTGACAGCGGCTTCAGCAGCCAGCCGATGGAGGAGGAGCCGGAGCCGGTGGCCAATCAGTGA